A DNA window from Xyrauchen texanus isolate HMW12.3.18 chromosome 6, RBS_HiC_50CHRs, whole genome shotgun sequence contains the following coding sequences:
- the zgc:136870 gene encoding GTPase IMAP family member 4 has protein sequence MDNRNLSNNGLHLRLLIIGQKRTGRSSVGNTILGKCVFDKWGGADSAVALGESEGRQLLVVDACGWGAEENLIPKQEKVDLHNALSLCEPGPHVLLLVIPLLHFRNAERAVLKNRMELLTEGVWRHTMVVFTLGDRLRDCSIQDHIKASGEDLQWVMEKCRYRYRVLNNKTPQDRQQVSGLLDRAEDMLMENGGWHFSLHMYCRLEEEWCRRGRELKERQDGMERMIQGLAVVPNQTRQGVLHLNDTPVKVVFHG, from the exons ATGGACAACAGAAACTTGTCAAATAATG GCCTTCATCTGAGACTGCTAATCATAGGGCAGAAACGGACTGGAAGGAGTTCTGTAGGCAACACAATCCTGGGCAAGTGTGTGTTCGATAAATGGGGTGGAGCAGATAGCGCTGTAGCACTTGGAGAATCTGAGGGCCGCCAACTGTTGGTCGTGGATGCCTGTGGGTGGGGAGCAGAAGAGAATCTCATCCCTAAACAGGAGAAGGTGGATCTACATAACGCCCTGTCACTATGCGAGCCTGGACCCCATGTTCTGCTTCTAGTCATTCCCTTACTGCACTTCAGAAACGCAGAGAGAGCAGTCCTAAAAAACCGCATGGAGCTCCTTACAGAGGGCGTATGGAGGCACACCATGGTTGTGTTCACGCTGGGTGATCGGCTGCGAGACTGCAGCATACAGGATCACATTAAGGCATCTGGAGAGGATTTACAGTGGGTGATGGAGAAGTGCAGGTACAGGTACCGAGTGCTGAACAACAAGACTCCACAAGACAGACAACAAGTCTCTGGTCTACTAGACCGTGCAGAAGACATGCTGATGGAGAACGGGGGATGGCACTTCTCCCTACACATGTACTGCAGGCTGGAGGAGGAATGGTGTCGAAGAGGGAGAGAATTGAAAGAAAGGCAAGATGGAATGGAACGAATGATCCAAGGACTAGCTGTAGTTCCCAATCAGACCAGACAAGGTGTTCTGCATTTGAACGATACTCCAGTGAAAGTAGTTTTCCATGGGTAA